The Planococcus donghaensis genome contains a region encoding:
- the mbcS gene encoding acyl-CoA synthetase MbcS, which translates to MNRQDLLAPESYNLVEEIERYATGEDKLAILWENDKGEKHQLTYDELIKRANRAANSFEKAGLVKGDVVLVMVPRLIEAYVAYLGALKAGLAVIPSSEMLRAKDIAYRLNHSDAKAVIAYEPFMDQFEGVKEMDDVVKFVIGHSDQSWISLLDEMEIASEEYNAAPTKKDDMAFLSYTSGTTGNPKGAVHSHGWAYAHLRTSAEHWLGAKKGDVVWATASPGWQKWIWSPFLATLGSGATGFVYNGKFDPAVYLELLETRKINVLCCTPTEYRLMAKQKDLAKYDLSALHSAVSAGEPLNAEVINVFKEHFSLEVRDGYGQTENTLLVGVMKGMKSRLGSMGKPTPGNRVEIIGDSGVPCAVGEVGDIAVHVETPALFKEYFKDPERTSMQFRGDYYVTGDKASKDEDGYFWFEGRGDDIIISSGYTIGPFEVEDALVKHPAVQECAVIGAPDEVRGTIVKAFVVLVEGQIASDDLVKELQNHVKKLTAPYKYPRAIDFRTELPKTASGKIRRVELRQQESVKN; encoded by the coding sequence TTGAATAGACAAGATTTGTTAGCACCAGAATCGTATAATTTGGTTGAAGAAATTGAGCGATACGCGACAGGAGAAGACAAGCTTGCGATTCTTTGGGAAAACGATAAAGGTGAAAAACACCAACTTACATATGATGAATTGATCAAACGAGCGAATCGTGCAGCGAACAGCTTTGAAAAAGCAGGTTTAGTTAAAGGGGATGTTGTGCTCGTTATGGTACCTCGCCTTATTGAAGCGTATGTGGCCTACTTAGGCGCATTAAAAGCGGGCTTAGCCGTTATTCCGAGTTCTGAGATGTTGCGTGCGAAAGACATTGCATACCGGTTAAATCATAGTGATGCAAAAGCAGTTATTGCATATGAACCATTTATGGATCAATTTGAAGGTGTCAAAGAAATGGATGATGTGGTGAAGTTTGTTATCGGTCATTCAGATCAATCGTGGATTTCGCTGTTAGATGAAATGGAAATTGCTTCTGAAGAATATAATGCAGCCCCAACGAAAAAAGACGATATGGCGTTTTTGTCCTATACATCAGGCACTACTGGAAATCCGAAAGGCGCAGTTCATAGTCACGGCTGGGCATATGCACATCTTCGTACGTCAGCAGAGCATTGGCTTGGAGCGAAAAAAGGCGATGTTGTATGGGCAACTGCAAGTCCGGGTTGGCAAAAATGGATTTGGAGTCCGTTTTTAGCAACATTGGGCAGTGGAGCTACCGGTTTTGTGTACAACGGAAAATTTGACCCTGCAGTATATTTAGAGCTTTTGGAGACACGTAAGATTAATGTTCTTTGTTGTACACCAACAGAATACCGATTAATGGCCAAGCAAAAAGATTTAGCGAAATATGACTTGTCAGCGTTACATAGCGCAGTATCAGCAGGTGAACCACTAAATGCTGAAGTGATTAATGTGTTTAAAGAACATTTTTCGCTGGAAGTAAGAGATGGTTATGGCCAAACAGAGAATACCTTACTGGTTGGAGTTATGAAAGGCATGAAGTCTCGCCTAGGTTCTATGGGCAAACCGACACCGGGTAACCGTGTCGAAATTATTGGTGATTCGGGAGTTCCTTGTGCTGTTGGCGAAGTGGGAGATATTGCAGTTCATGTAGAAACGCCTGCGTTGTTTAAAGAGTATTTTAAAGATCCTGAACGCACGAGCATGCAGTTTCGCGGAGATTATTATGTCACTGGCGATAAAGCATCTAAAGATGAGGATGGTTATTTCTGGTTTGAAGGTCGCGGAGACGACATCATCATTTCTTCTGGCTACACAATCGGGCCGTTTGAAGTCGAAGATGCATTAGTCAAGCACCCAGCAGTTCAGGAATGTGCAGTAATCGGTGCACCAGATGAAGTACGTGGCACTATCGTTAAAGCTTTTGTCGTTTTAGTAGAAGGCCAAATTGCATCAGACGACTTAGTAAAAGAACTGCAAAATCATGTAAAAAAACTAACGGCACCGTATAAGTATCCGCGTGCCATTGATTTCCGAACAGAATTGCCCAAAACAGCATCAGGAAAAATTCGACGCGTAGAATTGCGACAACAAGAAAGTGTGAAAAATTAA
- the rarD gene encoding EamA family transporter RarD yields MIDSKKGVLVIILTYTLWGFMPIFWKQLAHVPADEVLAARIIWSFVLTLGFIVLINGGRQLWLDLKSLWASKKKFFLLMLASFLISANWFFYVYAVSHDRIVETSLGYYINPLISMLLGAIFLKEKLSPAVKVAFLLAATGVLILTFSFGSLPWLALGMAFSFAFYGLIKKTIRLDALRGLAIETLFVFPFAIAYYVYLFSINRVSFLQLGVPTDSLLLASGLITAFPLLLFAIGAPLIPMYMIGFLQYIAPSLMLLIGVFIYGESFDVVKIISFSLIWSALILFTSSKFLEARGIRRANRKVSV; encoded by the coding sequence ATGATAGATTCTAAAAAAGGTGTTTTGGTCATTATTTTAACTTATACATTATGGGGGTTCATGCCGATCTTTTGGAAGCAACTCGCACATGTTCCTGCAGATGAAGTGTTAGCAGCCAGAATTATTTGGTCTTTTGTATTAACTCTTGGGTTTATTGTGTTAATTAATGGTGGTCGTCAATTATGGCTAGACTTAAAAAGTTTATGGGCATCTAAGAAGAAATTTTTCTTATTAATGTTAGCGTCCTTTTTAATCTCCGCCAATTGGTTTTTTTATGTATATGCCGTTTCGCATGACCGGATTGTTGAAACGAGCCTTGGTTATTATATCAATCCATTGATTTCGATGTTATTAGGTGCCATCTTTTTAAAAGAAAAATTATCTCCAGCAGTTAAAGTTGCCTTTTTATTAGCTGCAACAGGTGTTTTGATTTTAACATTTTCTTTTGGCTCGTTGCCTTGGTTAGCTCTTGGCATGGCGTTTAGCTTTGCTTTTTATGGATTGATTAAAAAAACAATTCGACTCGATGCTCTTCGAGGACTAGCCATTGAGACTTTATTTGTTTTCCCATTTGCAATCGCTTATTATGTTTATTTGTTTTCTATTAATCGAGTCTCGTTTTTACAATTGGGAGTGCCAACAGATAGCTTATTGTTAGCTAGTGGATTGATTACAGCATTTCCGTTATTGTTGTTTGCCATCGGAGCTCCATTAATCCCGATGTATATGATTGGCTTTCTTCAATACATTGCTCCATCATTGATGCTTTTAATTGGCGTATTTATATATGGAGAATCGTTTGATGTAGTCAAAATCATTTCGTTTTCGTTAATATGGAGTGCGTTAATTTTGTTTACGTCCTCAAAATTTTTAGAAGCTAGAGGAATTCGACGGGCAAATCGAAAAGTTTCAGTTTAA
- the sppA gene encoding signal peptide peptidase SppA — protein MNTKRWIALVVAAAVLGISLVINSAFAFLQGGFSESVEELIGTTQTGLSETVVEDGDFNSRVAVLNVDGVIQDTGDAASFFGTTGYNHSFFMEQLENIKEDGSVKAVVLAVNSPGGGVVESAEIYDKITEIQEETGIPFYVSMGAIAASGGYYIAAPAEKIFVNEETLTGSIGVIMQSVNYGELAERYGVDFVTIKSGPYKDIMSPTRDMTEDERALLQEMLDDSYESFVDVIEEGRGMTEEEVKAVADGRIMNGRQAVEANLADGFGYEEDVIEQIKTDFDLGNAQVFQYGNDQGWGSLLSMKVNSFFGNDLETQMISKLLTEFSSPRMMYLYGDK, from the coding sequence ATGAATACGAAACGTTGGATTGCTTTAGTCGTAGCTGCCGCCGTATTGGGAATTTCGCTGGTTATCAACTCAGCCTTCGCATTTCTTCAAGGTGGATTTAGTGAAAGCGTAGAAGAACTAATAGGGACTACGCAAACAGGGTTGTCGGAAACAGTAGTGGAAGATGGCGATTTTAATAGTCGCGTAGCTGTTTTAAATGTAGACGGTGTTATTCAAGACACAGGTGATGCAGCTTCGTTTTTCGGAACAACTGGCTATAATCACTCGTTCTTTATGGAACAATTAGAGAATATTAAAGAAGATGGATCGGTTAAAGCAGTTGTACTTGCTGTAAATTCTCCGGGAGGCGGCGTTGTAGAGTCTGCTGAGATTTACGACAAAATCACAGAAATCCAAGAAGAAACCGGAATACCATTTTATGTGTCGATGGGAGCAATTGCAGCTTCTGGTGGCTATTATATTGCAGCACCGGCAGAAAAGATTTTCGTGAATGAAGAAACATTAACAGGTTCGATTGGTGTGATTATGCAAAGCGTCAATTATGGGGAACTCGCAGAACGTTACGGTGTGGATTTCGTAACGATCAAGTCGGGTCCTTATAAAGATATCATGAGTCCTACGCGTGATATGACCGAAGATGAACGTGCATTGCTTCAAGAAATGCTCGATGATTCATACGAATCTTTTGTAGATGTTATTGAAGAAGGTCGCGGTATGACAGAAGAAGAAGTAAAAGCTGTAGCAGATGGTCGCATTATGAATGGCCGTCAAGCTGTAGAAGCGAATTTAGCAGATGGTTTTGGTTATGAAGAAGACGTCATTGAACAAATAAAAACAGATTTTGATTTAGGCAACGCACAAGTATTCCAATATGGAAACGACCAAGGCTGGGGGTCGTTACTCTCGATGAAAGTTAATTCTTTCTTTGGGAACGATCTAGAGACGCAAATGATTTCAAAATTACTTACTGAATTCAGTTCTCCGCGTATGATGTATTTATACGGTGACAAATAA
- a CDS encoding RDD family protein — protein MTDHEIEKSAELQGEKELPKTPSYEEVLFYERKPAGFWVRFWAYLIDLLVVAALTSILVKPVFALSGLETTNMPWYGPYAIVSAVIFYGYFVVMTKFFSQTVGKMIMGIRVVSLKSDKLSIMTLLFREWIGRFISVTILPLYWIVGFTPLKQGVHDYIADTTVVHEDSFRKNKMVQKKKLEGSELQETGTF, from the coding sequence ATGACAGATCATGAAATAGAGAAATCAGCAGAACTGCAAGGTGAAAAGGAACTTCCAAAAACACCGAGTTATGAAGAAGTTCTTTTTTACGAACGGAAACCAGCTGGATTTTGGGTGCGCTTCTGGGCTTATTTAATCGATTTGCTGGTTGTTGCGGCTCTTACTTCTATTTTAGTTAAACCAGTATTTGCCTTATCCGGATTGGAAACCACGAATATGCCTTGGTACGGACCCTATGCTATTGTGTCGGCTGTGATTTTCTATGGTTATTTTGTTGTAATGACAAAGTTTTTTAGCCAAACAGTGGGCAAGATGATTATGGGCATTCGTGTTGTGTCGTTGAAATCGGATAAACTTTCGATTATGACGCTTTTGTTCCGTGAATGGATTGGTCGTTTTATTTCGGTGACAATTTTGCCGCTTTATTGGATTGTTGGCTTTACACCATTAAAACAAGGAGTCCACGATTATATTGCGGATACAACAGTCGTTCATGAAGATTCATTTAGAAAAAACAAAATGGTCCAGAAGAAAAAGTTAGAGGGGTCTGAGTTGCAAGAGACCGGAACGTTTTAG
- the tpx gene encoding thiol peroxidase: protein MAQITFKNNPVTLPNTEVKVGDQAPEFTVLSNGLEPVSLKDTSGKVRLVSVVPSLDTGVCSDQTKRFSEEATSLGDNVEVLTISADLPFAQKRWTEINKVDAITTLSDHRDLSFGEAYGLTMQELRLLARSVFVLDENDKVTYVEYVSEGTDHPDYEKALNAVKELTK from the coding sequence TTGGCACAAATCACATTCAAGAATAACCCGGTTACTTTACCTAACACAGAAGTAAAAGTAGGGGATCAAGCTCCTGAATTTACGGTTTTATCAAATGGTTTAGAACCAGTATCATTAAAAGATACATCTGGAAAAGTTCGTTTAGTGAGTGTAGTTCCATCACTAGACACGGGCGTATGCTCAGACCAAACAAAACGTTTCAGTGAAGAAGCTACTTCTTTAGGAGACAATGTTGAAGTCTTAACAATCTCAGCTGATTTACCATTTGCGCAAAAACGTTGGACAGAAATTAACAAAGTAGATGCTATCACAACTTTGTCAGATCATCGTGATTTGTCATTCGGAGAAGCTTACGGGTTAACGATGCAAGAGCTTCGCTTGTTGGCTCGTTCGGTTTTTGTACTTGATGAAAATGATAAGGTTACATACGTAGAGTATGTTTCTGAAGGAACCGATCATCCCGATTATGAAAAAGCGCTAAATGCAGTTAAAGAATTAACAAAATAA
- a CDS encoding class I SAM-dependent methyltransferase, which produces MNSAMEKTFNFIDNHTTKIQQEQDNAYLESLLTTTEKWLDGLIKPEEGASKEDIRKALQLAVLKGMKEHIQPHHQMTPDALGLLVGYLVELFVKKEQAVILDPAVGTGNLLLTVMNYLDGRMTGAGVELDDLLVRLASNAGNLVEQPITFYLQDALQPLLIDPVDVVVSDLPVGYYPDEETSAMYELKAEKGMSYAHHLFIEQSLKHTADGGYLFFIVPKALFESEHASQLHSFLKKHAHIQSVMELPESLFKNSAHAKGILVLQKKQEGVKAPKEVLLARVPNMSKPESMSKFFSQVTSWFKENKE; this is translated from the coding sequence ATGAATTCAGCAATGGAAAAAACCTTTAATTTTATTGATAATCACACAACAAAAATCCAGCAAGAACAAGACAATGCTTATTTAGAGAGCTTATTGACCACTACTGAAAAATGGTTAGATGGCTTGATCAAGCCAGAAGAAGGTGCGAGCAAAGAAGATATTCGCAAAGCACTACAATTAGCGGTTTTAAAGGGCATGAAAGAACATATTCAACCCCATCACCAAATGACGCCTGATGCTCTTGGTTTGTTAGTTGGGTATTTAGTTGAGTTGTTTGTGAAAAAAGAACAAGCAGTTATTTTAGATCCGGCTGTTGGAACAGGGAATTTGCTGTTAACTGTCATGAATTACTTAGACGGACGTATGACCGGAGCGGGTGTCGAACTGGATGACCTTCTTGTGCGTCTTGCATCAAATGCTGGTAATTTAGTTGAACAACCCATTACATTTTACTTGCAAGATGCATTGCAACCGTTATTGATTGACCCTGTAGATGTGGTTGTCTCAGATTTACCGGTAGGTTATTACCCAGATGAAGAAACATCGGCTATGTACGAATTAAAAGCAGAAAAAGGCATGTCCTATGCGCATCATTTGTTTATCGAGCAATCGCTAAAACATACTGCCGATGGGGGTTATTTGTTTTTCATCGTGCCAAAAGCTTTGTTTGAATCTGAACATGCAAGTCAATTACATAGCTTTTTGAAAAAACATGCGCATATTCAGTCGGTTATGGAATTACCGGAAAGCTTATTTAAAAACTCAGCACATGCTAAAGGAATTTTGGTGCTACAGAAAAAACAAGAAGGTGTTAAAGCACCGAAAGAAGTTTTGTTAGCGCGCGTTCCGAATATGTCAAAACCGGAATCGATGTCTAAATTCTTTTCACAAGTGACAAGCTGGTTTAAAGAAAATAAAGAATAG
- the nhaC gene encoding Na+/H+ antiporter NhaC, with protein MYNIKSVIAPKFSEALVLTITIFLLISVSIIKFGSVPHIPILVSILLLFGYGLVKGVSYQKLEKGLVEGAGAGMSAVFLFFFIGMLISSWMISGTIPTLIFTGFMLISMTFFYAIVFIVTSLIGLSIGSSLTTVATIGVAFIGMATAMDLSLAITAGAIVSGAFFGDKMSPLSDTTNLSSAIVGVDLFEHIRNMSWTTVPAFVLTLFFFALLSPEATGGTVQDVMQFQEGLLATGMIHWYTVFPLIVLIVLTFMKIPALMTLALSSISAIGVSFIHQISTASEIFNVLFGGYVSTTGIVEIDSLLSRGGMDSMMFTVALVLLALSMGGLLFTLGIVQCLLAKIESLLKKVSSVIAASALTAIGINILIGEQYLSILLTGQAFKEPYDKVGLAGKNLSRVMEDAGTVVNPLVPWSVCGIFITGVIGVPTLEYLPFAFFCLLSPVLTVLFGFTGKTLTFK; from the coding sequence ATGTACAATATTAAGTCAGTCATCGCGCCAAAATTCTCAGAAGCCTTAGTACTTACCATTACTATATTTCTGCTGATTAGCGTTAGTATTATTAAGTTTGGATCGGTTCCTCATATTCCAATCTTAGTATCAATTTTATTACTGTTTGGTTATGGATTAGTAAAAGGTGTATCTTACCAAAAACTTGAAAAAGGTTTAGTAGAAGGTGCTGGTGCAGGCATGAGTGCTGTATTTCTCTTTTTCTTTATCGGAATGTTGATTAGTAGTTGGATGATAAGCGGGACTATTCCTACATTAATCTTTACCGGATTCATGTTAATTTCAATGACATTTTTCTACGCAATTGTTTTTATCGTGACATCGTTAATTGGATTATCGATTGGTAGTTCATTGACAACAGTCGCCACGATTGGTGTTGCTTTTATCGGAATGGCAACAGCGATGGACTTGTCGTTAGCTATTACGGCAGGCGCTATTGTCTCTGGGGCATTTTTCGGTGATAAAATGTCACCATTATCGGATACGACAAATTTATCTTCTGCAATTGTTGGTGTAGATTTGTTTGAGCATATTCGTAACATGAGTTGGACTACGGTACCCGCTTTTGTGTTAACGCTCTTCTTTTTCGCTTTGCTTTCTCCAGAAGCTACAGGAGGAACTGTGCAAGATGTTATGCAATTTCAAGAAGGACTGCTGGCAACGGGAATGATTCACTGGTATACGGTATTTCCGTTAATTGTTCTCATTGTCTTAACTTTTATGAAAATCCCGGCTTTGATGACATTAGCACTTAGTTCGATTTCAGCTATCGGGGTTTCATTTATCCACCAAATTTCTACAGCTTCAGAGATTTTTAACGTTTTGTTTGGAGGATATGTATCAACGACAGGCATAGTAGAAATCGATAGTTTATTGTCCCGTGGGGGAATGGACAGCATGATGTTTACAGTTGCTTTAGTGTTATTAGCACTCAGTATGGGTGGGTTGCTGTTTACGTTAGGAATTGTTCAGTGTCTTTTAGCTAAAATTGAAAGTTTGTTGAAAAAAGTCTCTTCTGTTATTGCAGCCTCGGCTTTGACTGCGATCGGCATCAATATTTTGATCGGCGAACAATACTTATCTATATTGTTAACAGGTCAAGCATTTAAAGAACCGTACGACAAAGTAGGACTTGCTGGTAAAAATTTAAGTCGAGTGATGGAAGATGCGGGAACAGTGGTTAATCCGCTTGTACCTTGGAGTGTGTGTGGAATCTTCATCACCGGCGTTATCGGTGTGCCCACACTTGAGTACTTGCCGTTTGCTTTCTTTTGTTTGCTTTCTCCGGTATTGACCGTGTTATTTGGATTTACAGGAAAAACACTAACTTTTAAATAA
- a CDS encoding universal stress protein has product MYKKILVAVDGSENSKRAGKHAAKLATLSKDTEVTVVYVSDFNEDSQEKVHDGGQLEFELSRKKKVQSIREQLELNETFYKIEVMHGRPAPVIIEMANDGGFDLVVIGSRGLNPVSKILLGGVSQKVVNHANCPVLVVK; this is encoded by the coding sequence ATGTATAAAAAAATTTTAGTCGCCGTAGATGGTTCCGAAAATTCGAAGCGAGCAGGCAAACACGCTGCAAAGTTAGCCACGTTGAGTAAAGACACAGAAGTAACCGTTGTGTATGTTTCTGATTTTAATGAAGACAGTCAAGAAAAAGTACATGATGGTGGCCAACTTGAATTTGAGTTATCCCGTAAGAAAAAAGTCCAATCAATTAGAGAACAATTGGAATTAAATGAAACGTTTTATAAAATCGAAGTAATGCATGGTCGTCCAGCACCAGTCATTATTGAAATGGCAAACGATGGTGGGTTTGATCTAGTCGTTATTGGAAGCCGGGGATTAAATCCCGTTTCAAAAATATTACTTGGTGGTGTTAGTCAAAAAGTTGTTAACCACGCAAATTGTCCGGTATTGGTTGTTAAATAG
- a CDS encoding zinc ribbon domain-containing protein YjdM, with amino-acid sequence METLPNCPKCNSEYTYEDGNMLVCPECAHEWSLVAEAEQVEKAKVVKDANGSILKDGDAVTVIKDLKVKGSSSTLKMGTKVKSIRLVEGDHNIDCKIDGFGPMKLKSEFVKKA; translated from the coding sequence ATGGAAACATTACCAAACTGTCCTAAATGTAATTCGGAATACACTTATGAAGACGGGAATATGTTAGTGTGTCCTGAATGTGCGCACGAATGGAGCTTAGTTGCTGAGGCAGAACAAGTGGAAAAAGCAAAAGTTGTGAAAGATGCAAATGGCTCCATTTTAAAAGATGGCGATGCAGTTACGGTTATTAAAGATTTGAAAGTTAAAGGTAGCTCATCAACATTGAAAATGGGTACAAAAGTAAAAAGCATTCGATTAGTTGAAGGCGATCATAATATCGACTGCAAAATTGATGGCTTTGGACCAATGAAACTAAAATCAGAATTTGTGAAAAAAGCATAA
- the queE gene encoding 7-carboxy-7-deazaguanine synthase QueE yields the protein MMKIPVMEIFGPTVQGEGMVMGQKTMFVRTAGCDYSCSWCDSKFTWDGTGTSVSKQPADIIQELIHIGGKNFSHVTISGGNPALHKGIGELVELCHQQGWKVAVETQASIWQEWMTAIDDITLSPKPPSSGMKTDFTKLDLYLEKLQTANVSLKVVIFDQDDFAYAETLHQRYPNVPFFLQTGNDDTVTTDDAKLVSNLLERYEQLIDYHIQSPIMNDAKVLPQLHTLVWGNKRGV from the coding sequence ATCATGAAAATTCCGGTAATGGAAATATTCGGTCCAACTGTTCAAGGTGAAGGCATGGTGATGGGCCAAAAAACGATGTTTGTTCGCACAGCAGGCTGCGATTATTCGTGCTCTTGGTGTGATTCCAAATTTACTTGGGACGGCACTGGGACTAGCGTTTCGAAACAACCTGCTGATATTATCCAAGAGTTAATCCACATAGGTGGCAAGAATTTTTCGCATGTGACAATTTCAGGAGGCAACCCTGCTCTTCATAAAGGAATTGGCGAACTAGTCGAACTTTGTCATCAACAAGGGTGGAAAGTGGCAGTCGAAACACAGGCTTCAATTTGGCAAGAGTGGATGACGGCAATCGACGACATCACCTTGTCTCCAAAACCACCTAGTTCTGGCATGAAGACCGATTTTACGAAGCTAGATTTGTACTTGGAGAAATTGCAAACAGCTAACGTCAGTTTAAAAGTTGTAATTTTTGATCAAGACGATTTTGCTTATGCTGAAACCCTTCACCAACGCTATCCAAATGTTCCGTTCTTTTTACAAACTGGAAATGACGATACGGTTACAACAGATGATGCGAAACTCGTGTCAAACTTACTCGAGCGCTATGAACAATTAATCGATTATCACATACAATCCCCCATCATGAACGATGCAAAAGTGTTGCCACAATTGCACACTTTAGTATGGGGCAATAAACGCGGAGTGTAA
- the queD gene encoding 6-carboxytetrahydropterin synthase QueD, with amino-acid sequence MMQQFYPTVSHNYQFELNKDMHFSAAHFIPSEEAGKCKVMHGHTYHLNITIGGNELDSIGFLIDFKLLKELIHKKYDHSVLNDHPEFTNKFPTTELLAQQVWQSIQTMLQATINRPNCLQVIVRETPTSYVVYRPRQEDLS; translated from the coding sequence ATGATGCAGCAATTTTACCCAACTGTTTCTCACAACTATCAATTTGAGCTCAATAAAGACATGCATTTTTCCGCAGCACATTTTATACCAAGTGAAGAGGCTGGAAAATGTAAAGTGATGCACGGGCATACTTATCACCTCAATATTACAATTGGCGGTAACGAGCTCGATTCCATTGGTTTTCTTATCGATTTTAAATTATTGAAAGAATTGATCCATAAAAAATACGACCATAGTGTGTTAAATGACCATCCTGAATTTACAAATAAATTCCCAACAACTGAACTTCTTGCTCAGCAAGTATGGCAGTCGATTCAAACAATGCTCCAAGCAACAATCAATCGACCAAACTGTCTGCAAGTTATTGTACGTGAGACCCCAACAAGTTACGTTGTTTATCGTCCACGTCAGGAGGATTTATCATGA
- the queC gene encoding 7-cyano-7-deazaguanine synthase QueC: MKNEKAVVVFSGGQDSTTCLFWAIKNFKEVATVTFDYGQRHSAEIECARKIADELGVLFKVLDMTLINQLSANALTRDDIDVTAEEGELPSTFVPGRNLLFLSFAAVFADAIGSRHLITGVSQTDFSGYPDCRDTFIRSLNVTLNLAMDKQFIIHTPLMWLDKADVWELSDTLGALDFVQEKTLTCYNGIPSTGCGECPACQLRNEGLARYQAKKSAGAMT, encoded by the coding sequence ATGAAGAACGAAAAAGCAGTCGTCGTTTTTAGTGGCGGCCAAGACAGTACCACTTGCCTATTTTGGGCGATCAAAAACTTTAAAGAAGTTGCAACAGTAACTTTTGATTATGGCCAACGCCATTCTGCTGAAATTGAATGTGCTCGAAAAATCGCTGATGAACTTGGTGTCCTTTTTAAAGTATTGGACATGACGTTGATCAATCAGTTGTCCGCCAATGCATTAACTCGAGATGACATTGACGTAACAGCTGAAGAAGGCGAACTTCCATCTACGTTTGTGCCTGGTCGAAACCTCTTGTTTTTATCTTTTGCAGCTGTTTTTGCAGATGCTATCGGTTCGCGGCATTTAATCACAGGTGTTAGTCAAACAGATTTTAGTGGCTATCCTGATTGTCGAGATACGTTTATTCGGTCATTGAACGTCACATTAAATTTGGCAATGGATAAACAATTTATCATTCACACCCCTTTGATGTGGCTCGACAAAGCAGATGTATGGGAACTTTCCGATACACTTGGAGCGCTTGATTTTGTTCAAGAAAAAACATTAACATGTTACAACGGCATTCCGAGCACTGGCTGTGGTGAATGTCCAGCTTGCCAATTACGCAATGAGGGTCTCGCACGCTACCAAGCGAAAAAATCGGCAGGTGCAATGACATGA